In Deltaproteobacteria bacterium, one genomic interval encodes:
- a CDS encoding metallophosphoesterase, whose protein sequence is MILVVLKRKSCFFLAFTSMLSVSARVDSQPARENNGAHALGKRTFAFALIGDAQYNAQEDAKFVNLRDEINQQKLAFVLHVGDFKSGSSPCTDALYLQRFALFQTFTHPFIYVFGDNEWTDCHRRDAGAFDPLERLDKLRQIFTPGDQSLGKHPITLDRQSQNLLFRQYRENVRWEHEAVLFVGLNIPGSNNNFPPYATTLSPPQQAANLIESRERNQANLLWMREAFALVRTNSLRGLLFFMQGNPFVFPPADHSLTGYGDFLAVLESETRACGRPVVLVHGDTHSFRIDQPAPQPNAGDPRGFRIFRLPNFTRVEVFGSPEVHWVRGVVDAEDPALFTFIPEFVDMNR, encoded by the coding sequence ATGATACTTGTGGTCCTCAAGCGTAAGTCCTGCTTCTTTCTCGCGTTCACATCGATGCTCTCTGTGTCTGCGCGGGTCGATTCGCAGCCCGCTCGTGAGAACAATGGTGCGCACGCGTTAGGAAAACGTACGTTCGCTTTCGCACTGATTGGCGATGCCCAATACAATGCGCAGGAAGACGCGAAGTTTGTGAATCTGCGTGACGAGATCAATCAGCAAAAGCTCGCCTTTGTTCTGCACGTTGGCGACTTCAAAAGTGGCTCTAGCCCCTGCACGGATGCCTTGTATCTCCAACGCTTCGCGTTGTTTCAGACGTTTACGCATCCGTTCATCTATGTGTTTGGTGATAACGAGTGGACTGACTGTCATCGTCGTGATGCTGGGGCGTTCGACCCCTTGGAACGACTCGACAAGCTCCGCCAGATCTTTACTCCAGGAGATCAAAGCCTGGGAAAACACCCGATAACACTTGATCGCCAGAGTCAGAACCTGCTCTTTCGTCAATACCGTGAAAACGTGCGCTGGGAACATGAGGCGGTCTTGTTTGTGGGCCTGAACATTCCTGGGAGTAACAACAACTTTCCTCCGTATGCCACTACGCTGTCACCACCACAACAAGCTGCCAACCTGATTGAGTCACGAGAACGCAATCAAGCGAACTTGCTATGGATGCGGGAAGCGTTTGCGTTGGTGAGAACGAACAGCCTGCGCGGGCTGCTTTTTTTTATGCAAGGGAATCCGTTTGTTTTCCCACCTGCAGATCACAGCCTGACAGGCTATGGAGATTTTCTTGCTGTGCTCGAGAGTGAAACGCGGGCGTGTGGCAGACCGGTCGTGCTGGTTCATGGAGATACGCACTCCTTTCGTATTGACCAGCCGGCACCGCAACCGAACGCTGGAGACCCAAGAGGGTTTCGGATATTCCGCTTGCCGAACTTCACACGAGTCGAGGTCTTTGGTTCACCAGAGGTGCACTGGGTGCGTGGGGTTGTCGATGCAGAGGATCCTGCACTCTTCACTTTCATCCCGGAATTTGTCGATATGAACCGTTAG